The nucleotide sequence AGAGGTATTCGTCTAACAAAGGATACCTCTTGAGATAACATCAAACCGGTAGCCCGTAAGCGTAGCGGAGGGCGGATTTGAGGATCGGACATCAAAGTTGAAACACACATTATTCCTCCGCAAGGTAAGATTAAAAGGGAGATTTCGCTGGTAATGCAGGAATTCTTGAGCCGCGAAAACGTGGCTCGTGGAACACTTTTCTTTCTGCTGTGTACATTCGCTGGGTTATTTCTAAGTTTTTTGTGGGGTGGTACTCAAGATATAAAGCAAGTTTTTCGCGAGATGCAGGTTGAGATGCTACTGGGCGCGTGTCTGTGTATGTTCACAGATTGGGGGTTCGGGGCACTGCGCTTCCATATTTTTATTCGAAAAGTTAAACCGGACATTAGATTCCGAGACAGTCTTCGCGCAAACTTAGCGACCCTCTGTGTTTCCTGTATTACACCATTCCAGACAGGCGGAGTGGGGCATCTCTATATCTACACGCGAGCAGGCGTACCGTTATCAGCATCGATAACATCAGGCATCATCTGTTTTCTCTCCACGATAACCACGCTCATGTTCTTCGCAGTTGGCATTGCATGGTTAGATCCCCCTTTTTTACCGAAGGGGGCTACATGGGTGAGTCTATTCAGTTGTTTGATGTTCGGTTTGGTATTTATAGGCTTTCTGTTACTGCTTTTCAAGCCCGAGTTCGTTTTTCGTGTTTTTCATTGGCTCTGCAATGTTGCGCAACGGAAGTTCACTCGCCTCACGCCTATTCTTGAGCGTGTTACTTCTAAAGTGGAAGCACTCGTTATTGAGCATAAGTCGT is from Candidatus Poribacteria bacterium and encodes:
- a CDS encoding flippase-like domain-containing protein, with amino-acid sequence MQEFLSRENVARGTLFFLLCTFAGLFLSFLWGGTQDIKQVFREMQVEMLLGACLCMFTDWGFGALRFHIFIRKVKPDIRFRDSLRANLATLCVSCITPFQTGGVGHLYIYTRAGVPLSASITSGIICFLSTITTLMFFAVGIAWLDPPFLPKGATWVSLFSCLMFGLVFIGFLLLLFKPEFVFRVFHWLCNVAQRKFTRLTPILERVTSKVEALVIEHKSFAVMFLRYHKWTCAFSVLLTCGFFGARIVGSYIVVAALNGETTLWELSIVGLLLNFVVLFAPSPGASGVAEVVTLGLMENLILKELIPLYVLLTRFFAIYCAVVVGGIVIGSQLTKDFRKRTKT